The nucleotide window GCATTAACAGCTTCATATGCATATCCCTGATTCCAGAATTTTTTCATAATAATGTATCCGACTTCTAAAATCTTTTTATTATCAATCATAGAGTAATGTAAGCCTGACTGTCCGATAAATTTTCCGGTATCTTTTTCTATTAGAGCAAAATATCCGGTTTCGCTTTCATTATATCTTTTTATATTATTATCTATCCACTCTTTTACCTCTTCATCAGAAAAAGCATGCTCCCACGCATACATTACCTCTATATCCTTTAATAAGGATGACAAATCTGCAAAATCGTCATAAGTAAACTTTCTTGTAAATAATCTTTTTGTCTCAATCACTTTTTCCATATATCCTCCAAAAAGCTATAATATTATGCTATACTCCAAAATTCTCCCAAAACAAAAAAAATCCTATATAAAATAGGAAAAAAAGTGGCGTCCCTGGCAGGACTCGAACCTGCGACCCTTTGATTAACAG belongs to Sebaldella sp. S0638 and includes:
- a CDS encoding GNAT family N-acetyltransferase, which produces MEKVIETKRLFTRKFTYDDFADLSSLLKDIEVMYAWEHAFSDEEVKEWIDNNIKRYNESETGYFALIEKDTGKFIGQSGLHYSMIDNKKILEVGYIIMKKFWNQGYAYEAVNAFVDYAFDNMEENEIYALIRPENYRSSGLAEKVGFVRESSFIKHYRGKDMVHDIYILRKDNRQ